The Pedobacter ginsengisoli region ACCATCTCCCCATTCCCGGGCAAAAAGTGGCTTGATAGCAATCTGATCTTCCAAATAATTACTCATCACGCTTCCATCTTTTGGAAACTTGCTAACCTGCTTGTAGAAAACATCATAATAGGGTTCTGTTTCTTCATGGCTAAAATAATCGCCGGCGGTATAAAGCTGATCTCCCGGATACTCCTGATGCGCTGCCTCAAAAATACGTTTAACAACTTGTAGCGGGTAGGTTGTTTCATTCAGCGCAGTTTCCCATAATACAATGGAGGCTCTGTTGCGATCCCTTCTGATCATGTTTCGTGTAATGGATTCTAGGCGATCAGCAAAGACCGGATTTTCATTAAAAATCTGCCAGCCCGGCACACATTCCACAACCAGCAGTCCGTATTTATCACAAGCGGCCAAGAAAGCTGGATCCTGAGGATAATGCGCTGCCCTCACAGCATTGTATCCTCCTTTTTTCATCTCAATAACATCTCGTTCCTGCATCGAATTTGACGCAGCATCACCGATGTTAGGAAAAGCCTGATGACGATTGGCACCCACCAGATATAAATGCTTTCCATTGATAAAGAAACCTTCATCACGGGTAAACTTAATTGTACGGACGCCTATCTTTTCAGATCGAACATCTACTACCTTTCCATCCTCAAATAATACCTGGCTCTCTAGCGAATACAAATAAGGAGTATATGGGTACCATAGGTTAGGATTAATCAAATTCAGATCCTGCTCAATCAACGTATTCTTATTTGCTCCGAGATGAAATTTGCTCTTATTCCTGGCCACTACTTTTCCGTTTGCATCTTTAAGCAGGGTCTGCAAGTAACCTTCCTTCGCAGTAGCATATGAATTGGCAACTTCAGTTTTCACATGAACCACTGCCTGCTGCTCATTTACTTGCGGATAGGTTACAAAAACACCACTTGCCCTTGTACTATGCTGAGCCAGCTCACTAGTAATATGAAGTTTATCGGTTACAGTCAGATTTGCATCACGATAAATACCACTGTAATAATAAAAATCCAATCGGCCTTGCGGTTTTCCCGGGGGCGTCAGTGAATCATATTCTGCCGATACGCGAACAGCGATCACATTATTTTCATTGTTGAATTTTACTTTGTTCGAAACATCCATTGTAAATCCAACGTATCCCCCGTGATGGATACCGACACTCTCTCCGTTTACAAACACTTCACTGTTGCTCATAATTCCTTCAAAATTCAGAAGAACTCGCTTGTCAGCCTGATCCTTGGATAGTTTAAAGTAGCGGCGGTACCATCCAACACCGTCATAGATAATATCAGCTCCGTTGTGTTTCTTTTCCAATTGCATGATATGTGGTAAAACTACCGGCATCCATTTTGAATCGTCATAATTGAGCATTTGGGCATGCTTCGCATCGCCTCTATAAAATGCCCAACCTGTATTCAGGTTATAATCCACCCTTGGGTTTTTACTTTTACTGTTTGCATAACCAGTCTGCATCAATAGGATGATGGAAAGCACAACGCATTTTTGAAATATTCTAGACATCTTTATTTAATAATCATTTACAAATAACAGTTATTTTTTGAACTCTGCTGAATTAGGATATGGCATTACTTCTATAGCGTTAATGGTTGCACCATTAACCGTTTGGCGTAGTCCAAATACCAATACATTCTTCTTAGCTCCGGAATTCAACCAACATTCAGGCAAAAAGAACTCACGCTGTGGGCCCGCTTCCCAATGGCGACCGATGTTATGTCCATTGAGCCACATATACCCATTTCCCGAAGCATTAATTTTGGCCATCCATGGCATCCATACTTTTGCATCCTTTTCAGGTAAGGAAAACTCAACCCTGTACCAGGTAAATAAACCTGTTTGCTCCCCTTTTGGCTGAATGCCATTGCCCTTGCGGGGAATTTCATCTTGCATATTTAGGGTAACACGCTCCCATTTATCAGCTTTAAATGATGGAGTGGTAAAGCCCTTTGTGACGCCTGCAACATCAGCGGTTAGCTCCCACTGCAGTGGATGTGTTAACACGGTATCTGCCTTAGAAAGTCCAGCCTGCCTGATGCCTCCCAACTCTTCCATAGGCACATAACCATGCGCATGTCCAAGGTTTTCGTATACCACTACAATTTCATTTTCACCTGCTTTTAGTAAACCGCTGACATCAAAACGATTGTCGAATTCATTGGGACGGATGCGCGAATAAGCACCGCGCGTAATCCAGGTTTGTGCATCTGCTTTTTCAGGAAAAAGACGCTTAGGAATTTTGCCATTAACTTGTACGGAAACAATATCACGGGTAAACATGTTAAACAAGAGCCTGTTTTCTTGCTGAATATCGGCTGCACTCAGGGTAACTTTTGAACGGTACAGGTTATATCGAAAATCATTGATCCCTATTTCTGACAAAGAGGTTTCTTTTGGAAGTACTGTCCACTTGGCTTCATTTACAGGATCGTTATAACGCAAGGCACTTGCTATACGTATTGGTGTAACATTTACCGACGGGCGAACTGGTTGCTCTGGCTCCATTAAGCACCACTTGCCCTGCTCAGGAGTAGCTCCCGGAGGAATAACTAACACTTGTGCCCCCAGATCCGGCAAATTGAAATCAATTGCAAATGAATCATTTGCAGATGTGTTTCCGTTTGTAACTGCAGCTGTTTTAATCAATACTTTCTCTCCGTTCTGATTCACATTGTAAATTGGCTCAGTGGATTTAGCCACTTTACCAGGTAATACAGTCACCCTTCCTTTTAAAGATTTATCAGGATCTGTGTTGTGCAAAAAAACAAATTTGGTACCATCCTCGGCTATGCGCAGTCCACCAAAAAGTGATTTAGGTGCATCTTTTAGTTCACAAGGTCCACCAACTGATCTTGCCAGTTTAGTGCCATACTGCTTTATAAATTCCCCCATCGCTTTGGCTGCAAAATATTTTGGGCTTGTTGCACCGCTTTCTCTGATGGCGGCATTATAGTCATAACTTGTGGTCATCCCACGTGCTCCCCAACCATTAAAATGAGTACCCCCAAAAAACATATAGTAGTTGATACCTGTACCGCCTCCAAGCATGCTCATTAAACCAATTGCTTTAAAATGACGCGCATCAGAATAATGTTCTTCACTCAATGTTCCGGTTACTAAAGAAAACCAGCCCCCCTGTAATTCCGTTACAAAACCAGGAGCATCGCTTTGTTTTTTGCGAAGATCGTACATGCGACGGGCACAACTTGGCGCATCACTTAGATTGGCTACATAATAATTATCGCAATCGAATACCTGCGACAACTCAGGGTCTTTGCTGGCCCTGGTTTGACTGGTAAGACAGGTAAACAAGGGTACATCAATGCCATTGTTTTTATAAGAATGATACAAAGCTTTTAGAAAGACTTCTTTGTCTTTGGTACCATGTGCATCATACTCGTTTTCAATCTGAAACATAATGATGCCCTTTTGGCCTTTCTTTTTGCGACTGATCTGTTCCGGGGCTAATACTTTAGAAACGGCATTGTACCAATGAACAGACCATTTGATATGTTCGGGATCGGCACTGCGTAACCAAAGGTCGCCTTTACCGGGACCAAACTTGGCCAACCAGCGAGGATAACCTCCACCAGACCATTCTGCGCAAAGAAATGGTCCTGGACGTACAATGGTGTAAAAACCAAATTCATCCTGCGCCATCTTTAACCAGGCTTTCAGGTCTTTAAAATCGAATTTGGAATTATCGTTCAGTCCTGAGGGCATACTGCGTTCATGCCAGTTCCAGGGAATGTAAGTTTCTACAGTGTTAAATCCAGCTTCCTTGAT contains the following coding sequences:
- a CDS encoding glycoside hydrolase family 2 TIM barrel-domain containing protein, with product MSRIFQKCVVLSIILLMQTGYANSKSKNPRVDYNLNTGWAFYRGDAKHAQMLNYDDSKWMPVVLPHIMQLEKKHNGADIIYDGVGWYRRYFKLSKDQADKRVLLNFEGIMSNSEVFVNGESVGIHHGGYVGFTMDVSNKVKFNNENNVIAVRVSAEYDSLTPPGKPQGRLDFYYYSGIYRDANLTVTDKLHITSELAQHSTRASGVFVTYPQVNEQQAVVHVKTEVANSYATAKEGYLQTLLKDANGKVVARNKSKFHLGANKNTLIEQDLNLINPNLWYPYTPYLYSLESQVLFEDGKVVDVRSEKIGVRTIKFTRDEGFFINGKHLYLVGANRHQAFPNIGDAASNSMQERDVIEMKKGGYNAVRAAHYPQDPAFLAACDKYGLLVVECVPGWQIFNENPVFADRLESITRNMIRRDRNRASIVLWETALNETTYPLQVVKRIFEAAHQEYPGDQLYTAGDYFSHEETEPYYDVFYKQVSKFPKDGSVMSNYLEDQIAIKPLFAREWGDGVGEKPRVSMTENEYEQMRQGRSRLTQLNGDGYFDWCMLDANPRMGGHFMWSYNDYTRGAEEETMYSGVVDVNRYPKFAYYMMQSMRPSGISQKELYEGPMVFVASFNSSGKYKTSTSEITVYSNCDVVELYRNNKLIGKQTRAERAKVYPHIVAKGGSPSFVFDAGGFEPGELKAIGYINGKKVTEHAVRTAGEADHLEIVIPDHHIAPVADGSDMIPVYFKICDANGSVVHDAKSEIFIRVKGEGTLIGDGISRVEINPQAVEAGIGFAFIRTSKKAGKIEIQVESKGMKAGQLTINTVAYKGMHLPDGTHGEFKGQEEDGAIVKPTKWDKGFLTKPKVEISNVSTTSSHAEFPTTNLTDGNDYSWWIANQDQFPQVVTLTLKEPTTVVGSRVRFQKDSSKYRHKVEVSSDGKTWEPVYEKECTGWDFKPVRFKKTIKYFRISILSTSEGRAGLAEVTLFKDK
- a CDS encoding beta-galactosidase, which translates into the protein MSNTNAKSQQSTSSPLPIKQFAHPHRIRYDGSCMSIEGKDVFIYSAAFHYFRCPQELWRDRFRKIKEAGFNTVETYIPWNWHERSMPSGLNDNSKFDFKDLKAWLKMAQDEFGFYTIVRPGPFLCAEWSGGGYPRWLAKFGPGKGDLWLRSADPEHIKWSVHWYNAVSKVLAPEQISRKKKGQKGIIMFQIENEYDAHGTKDKEVFLKALYHSYKNNGIDVPLFTCLTSQTRASKDPELSQVFDCDNYYVANLSDAPSCARRMYDLRKKQSDAPGFVTELQGGWFSLVTGTLSEEHYSDARHFKAIGLMSMLGGGTGINYYMFFGGTHFNGWGARGMTTSYDYNAAIRESGATSPKYFAAKAMGEFIKQYGTKLARSVGGPCELKDAPKSLFGGLRIAEDGTKFVFLHNTDPDKSLKGRVTVLPGKVAKSTEPIYNVNQNGEKVLIKTAAVTNGNTSANDSFAIDFNLPDLGAQVLVIPPGATPEQGKWCLMEPEQPVRPSVNVTPIRIASALRYNDPVNEAKWTVLPKETSLSEIGINDFRYNLYRSKVTLSAADIQQENRLLFNMFTRDIVSVQVNGKIPKRLFPEKADAQTWITRGAYSRIRPNEFDNRFDVSGLLKAGENEIVVVYENLGHAHGYVPMEELGGIRQAGLSKADTVLTHPLQWELTADVAGVTKGFTTPSFKADKWERVTLNMQDEIPRKGNGIQPKGEQTGLFTWYRVEFSLPEKDAKVWMPWMAKINASGNGYMWLNGHNIGRHWEAGPQREFFLPECWLNSGAKKNVLVFGLRQTVNGATINAIEVMPYPNSAEFKK